One Elusimicrobiota bacterium genomic region harbors:
- a CDS encoding LssY C-terminal domain-containing protein has product MFVSYVILPGMLHHRYKHLVSFSNVSKTTVTKQGTPGDPINIGLIGTSAEVAHILFMAGWYPADKRNILSLTHEVESVMIHRPYKDAPVSNLYFYDRKQDITFEQLVNNSPRRRHHVRFWRSVNLDISGRILWLGAATFDTSIGFSHLTGQLTHHIDPDIDAERDKLISDIGKTGLLGNVYEIEGVGWKMDGRNGGGDKYFTDGKIKIASITPSHPD; this is encoded by the coding sequence ATGTTTGTTTCATATGTAATCTTACCTGGTATGTTGCATCATCGATATAAGCATTTGGTATCTTTTTCAAACGTTTCTAAAACGACAGTTACTAAACAAGGAACACCCGGCGATCCAATCAACATAGGTTTGATAGGTACTTCAGCTGAGGTGGCGCATATTCTGTTTATGGCAGGATGGTATCCTGCCGATAAAAGAAATATATTATCACTTACCCATGAAGTGGAAAGTGTAATGATACACAGACCTTATAAGGATGCTCCGGTCAGTAATTTGTATTTTTATGACCGGAAACAGGATATTACTTTTGAGCAACTTGTAAATAACAGTCCTCGCCGCCGTCATCATGTCCGTTTTTGGCGCTCGGTTAACCTTGACATTTCCGGTAGAATATTATGGTTAGGTGCCGCAACATTTGATACAAGTATCGGATTTAGCCACTTAACAGGACAGCTTACGCATCACATAGATCCGGATATTGATGCAGAACGTGATAAACTTATTAGTGATATTGGGAAAACCGGTTTACTTGGTAATGTCTATGAAATTGAAGGTGTCGGTTGGAAAATGGACGGCCGCAACGGTGGTGGAGACAAATATTTTACCGATGGTAAAATAAAGATAGCAAGCATTACGCCAAGTCATCCGGATTAA
- a CDS encoding ABC transporter ATP-binding protein has product MNKSSQIFYYLKPYKTRFIYSVICMVFIAAFQASLMYLIKPTIDKIFANKQKEFVVPLIAAIILASFLKFIFSYFQSYFLSWIGQNVVRDIRNKMYEKLLNLSLDYYIKSSTGQLISRLTYDVSLIQRAIVMIPRNILRDGLYIIFYIGVMFSLNVKWTLAIFIAFPIISLVILKIGKKIKKRSKLVQEFTGGIYSLLQEKITGIKLIKSVTSEQGEVDEMKRQNQKYFEIFMRLTRADILQAPLIEFLGVIGISIVILWGSLEVIRGTITQGTFIAFIATAMSMYRPAKSLTEVNTDIQTALAASERIFEILDTKPTVFDIKDAKEMSDFRKEIIYENISFSYDLNKPKVLMNMNFTIKKGEILAIVGPSGSGKTTIINLLARFFDPTAGKITIDDEDIKNLTVKSLRQNMGIVTQETILFNDTVKNNICYGISDKNINDVENAAKLANAHDFIIKLPNKYDTIIGERGVTLSGGERQRLVIARVFLKNPHILILDEATSALDSQSENLVQEAINKLMKDKTTIVIAHRLSTIKSANKIVVVDKGRIAAIGNHFELFEKSPLYRSLYELQNLE; this is encoded by the coding sequence ATGAACAAATCTAGCCAGATATTTTATTATTTAAAACCTTACAAAACCAGATTTATTTACTCGGTAATATGTATGGTATTTATTGCTGCTTTTCAGGCGTCACTTATGTATCTGATTAAGCCGACAATAGATAAGATATTTGCAAATAAACAGAAGGAATTTGTTGTACCGCTTATTGCGGCAATAATTCTCGCTTCATTTTTGAAATTCATTTTCTCGTATTTTCAAAGTTACTTTCTTTCATGGATAGGACAAAATGTTGTCAGAGATATAAGAAATAAAATGTATGAGAAACTTCTCAATCTTTCACTTGATTATTATATAAAGTCATCGACCGGCCAGCTGATTTCCCGTCTTACATATGACGTTTCTTTAATTCAGCGTGCTATTGTTATGATTCCGAGAAATATATTAAGAGATGGTCTATATATAATATTTTATATCGGGGTTATGTTTTCTCTAAATGTTAAATGGACATTAGCAATATTTATAGCATTTCCGATTATATCATTGGTGATATTAAAAATAGGCAAGAAAATTAAAAAGAGGTCAAAACTAGTTCAGGAATTTACGGGAGGGATATATTCTCTTTTACAGGAAAAGATTACAGGTATAAAACTAATAAAGTCTGTAACGTCAGAGCAGGGTGAAGTGGATGAAATGAAAAGACAAAATCAAAAATATTTTGAAATATTTATGCGTTTGACAAGAGCAGATATTTTGCAGGCACCGCTAATTGAATTTCTTGGTGTGATTGGTATTTCTATTGTAATATTATGGGGAAGTTTAGAAGTGATAAGAGGAACAATAACACAAGGGACATTTATTGCGTTTATAGCTACTGCAATGTCAATGTACAGGCCTGCAAAATCGCTAACTGAAGTTAATACTGATATTCAAACGGCACTTGCCGCAAGTGAGCGAATCTTTGAAATTCTCGATACTAAACCGACTGTTTTTGATATTAAAGATGCAAAGGAAATGTCAGATTTCAGAAAAGAGATAATATACGAAAATATTTCATTTTCATATGATTTAAACAAGCCCAAAGTATTAATGAATATGAATTTTACAATAAAGAAAGGTGAAATATTAGCGATTGTCGGACCATCGGGAAGCGGTAAAACAACAATAATAAACCTTTTGGCGAGATTTTTTGACCCGACAGCAGGCAAAATTACAATTGATGACGAAGACATAAAAAATTTAACTGTAAAATCTCTCAGGCAGAACATGGGTATCGTTACACAAGAGACCATCTTATTCAATGATACTGTTAAAAATAATATTTGTTATGGGATATCGGATAAGAATATCAATGACGTCGAAAATGCAGCAAAATTAGCAAATGCGCACGATTTTATAATAAAACTTCCCAATAAGTATGATACAATAATAGGTGAAAGAGGAGTTACGCTTTCGGGCGGTGAAAGACAACGGCTTGTAATAGCAAGAGTTTTCTTGAAAAATCCTCATATACTCATACTTGATGAAGCTACTTCGGCGCTTGATTCTCAATCGGAGAATTTGGTTCAGGAAGCTATAAACAAACTTATGAAAGATAAAACAACAATTGTAATAGCGCATAGATTATCAACCATTAAATCAGCTAATAAAATTGTTGTTGTGGATAAAGGCAGAATTGCTGCTATAGGTAATCACTTTGAACTATTTGAAAAATCACCATTATACAGATCTCTTTACGAATTGCAAAACCTTGAATAA
- the recG gene encoding ATP-dependent DNA helicase RecG — translation MSIENISVRYLKGVGEKIAAKLDRYLGICYIKDLLYYFPRDWEDRSNPRKISELKPAEKITIRGKVVKTSTEFRGRYLVVFKAEINDSTATIVAVWFRRYTRKYDVLKTLKKDIVIGADIFVTGLVESDFWSHSINVSDYEVVGKEVNDLVNTNRIVPVYSLTEKFTSKFLRTIIKLALDKYLEDVSELFPEKYLRKYDLSGIKYAIKNIHFPESFKAKEIARKRLSFDEFLNLELMLELFRQKRKRIIKNYKYNLTKRLLTSFKSNLPFKFTDAQVKVINEIFQNMLFQHPMNRLLQGDVGSGKTVVALSSMLLAVESGFQSILLAPTEILAEQHFATIQKLLKGLPVKVDLIVGRMPKKEKVNVKKNIADGSSNIIIGTHAILEEDIKFKKLTLIIVDEQHRFGVEQRLKIKRKSIFSEADLLMMTATPIPRTLALTAYGDLDISVLDELPPGRCPVKTIEMPEKNAYNFIKDKVKQGEQAFIVYPLVDESEKIQLKSAVKEAENLRETEFKGFSVGLIHGRLKSKEKDKVMSDFANRVYDILISTTVIEVGIDIPNATVMLIEHADRYGLSTLHQLRGRVGRSSKESFCILLSDAKTGDAKKRLDILTTTNDGFRIAEEDLSIRGPGEFMGTEQSGIPDFKIGNILSDFAIIKEAKQFAIEIIQNEPVLLDSLKKANPNFEKFSFIEV, via the coding sequence ATGTCAATAGAGAATATTTCAGTCAGGTACCTAAAAGGAGTCGGAGAAAAAATTGCGGCGAAACTGGACCGGTACTTAGGAATCTGTTATATAAAAGATTTATTATATTATTTTCCCAGGGATTGGGAGGATAGGTCAAATCCAAGAAAGATATCAGAACTTAAACCTGCCGAAAAAATAACAATCAGGGGCAAAGTTGTAAAAACATCAACGGAATTTCGCGGCAGGTATTTAGTAGTATTTAAAGCAGAGATAAATGATTCAACGGCTACGATAGTTGCAGTATGGTTCAGGCGTTACACAAGGAAATATGATGTCTTAAAAACGTTAAAAAAAGATATTGTAATCGGCGCAGATATATTTGTTACAGGATTAGTGGAAAGTGATTTTTGGAGTCATAGTATAAATGTTTCAGATTATGAAGTTGTCGGTAAAGAAGTTAATGACCTGGTTAATACTAACAGGATTGTCCCCGTCTATTCTCTCACGGAAAAGTTCACCAGCAAATTTTTAAGAACAATAATAAAATTGGCATTAGATAAATATTTAGAAGATGTGTCTGAGTTATTTCCTGAAAAATATCTAAGAAAATACGATTTAAGCGGAATTAAGTATGCAATTAAAAATATTCATTTCCCGGAAAGCTTTAAAGCAAAAGAGATTGCAAGAAAACGGTTATCATTCGATGAATTTTTAAATTTAGAGTTAATGCTTGAGTTGTTCAGGCAAAAAAGGAAAAGAATAATTAAAAATTACAAATATAATCTTACAAAACGATTATTGACATCGTTTAAAAGTAACCTGCCGTTTAAATTTACGGATGCCCAGGTAAAAGTTATTAATGAGATTTTTCAAAATATGCTTTTTCAGCATCCGATGAACAGGCTTTTGCAGGGTGATGTCGGAAGCGGTAAAACTGTAGTTGCGCTTTCTTCGATGTTATTAGCAGTCGAGTCGGGTTTTCAGTCAATTCTGCTTGCTCCTACGGAAATCCTTGCTGAGCAACATTTTGCAACTATTCAAAAACTCCTTAAAGGGTTGCCTGTAAAAGTTGACCTTATTGTAGGTAGGATGCCGAAAAAAGAAAAGGTAAATGTAAAAAAAAATATTGCAGACGGGTCGTCGAATATAATAATTGGAACTCATGCGATATTGGAAGAAGATATAAAATTTAAAAAGTTGACATTAATCATAGTTGACGAGCAGCATAGATTCGGAGTAGAACAGCGGTTGAAAATAAAAAGAAAATCAATTTTTTCAGAAGCAGACCTGCTTATGATGACTGCTACTCCGATTCCAAGAACACTTGCACTTACTGCGTATGGAGATTTAGATATTTCGGTGCTTGATGAATTGCCTCCGGGCCGCTGTCCTGTTAAAACTATTGAAATGCCGGAAAAAAACGCATATAATTTTATAAAGGATAAAGTAAAACAAGGCGAACAGGCATTTATTGTTTATCCACTTGTGGATGAAAGCGAAAAAATACAACTTAAATCAGCAGTTAAAGAAGCTGAGAATTTGAGGGAAACAGAATTTAAGGGTTTTTCTGTTGGGTTAATCCACGGCAGGCTAAAATCTAAAGAAAAAGACAAAGTTATGTCGGATTTCGCCAATAGGGTTTATGATATACTTATTTCAACAACAGTAATTGAGGTTGGAATTGATATACCTAATGCAACAGTAATGCTGATAGAACATGCAGACAGATATGGACTTTCAACATTACATCAATTACGAGGCAGAGTTGGGAGAAGCAGTAAAGAGTCATTTTGTATTCTTTTGAGCGATGCCAAAACCGGAGATGCTAAAAAACGGTTAGATATCTTGACAACGACAAACGATGGTTTTAGAATTGCGGAAGAAGATTTAAGCATTCGCGGACCGGGTGAGTTTATGGGGACAGAGCAATCCGGCATACCGGATTTTAAAATTGGAAATATATTAAGTGATTTTGCTATAATAAAAGAAGCGAAACAATTTGCAATTGAGATTATTCAGAATGAACCGGTTTTATTAGATAGTTTAAAAAAAGCAAATCCTAATTTTGAAAAGTTTAGTTTTATAGAGGTTTAG
- the coaD gene encoding pantetheine-phosphate adenylyltransferase, with the protein MKKIAVYPGTFDPATYGHLDIINRSAKIFDKLVVAVVSTSSKKSFFTAPERVSILKNTVKEKNVVVESFDGLLVNFMKKKNARVIIRGLRAVSDFEYEFQMALTNRKLYPEIETMFLTPAEKWTYLSSTLVKEIALFGGDIKCFVPPIVVKMFKAKK; encoded by the coding sequence ATGAAAAAAATTGCTGTTTATCCGGGAACTTTTGATCCTGCAACTTACGGACATTTGGATATTATAAACAGATCGGCAAAAATATTTGACAAACTTGTTGTAGCTGTCGTTTCCACATCTTCCAAAAAGTCATTTTTTACGGCACCGGAACGGGTGTCAATTCTTAAAAATACGGTAAAGGAAAAGAATGTTGTTGTTGAGTCATTTGACGGTTTGCTGGTTAATTTTATGAAAAAAAAGAACGCAAGAGTTATTATAAGAGGGCTTCGGGCAGTAAGTGATTTTGAGTACGAATTTCAAATGGCATTAACCAATAGAAAACTATACCCGGAAATAGAAACAATGTTTTTGACACCTGCAGAAAAATGGACTTATCTTTCTTCAACTCTTGTAAAAGAAATCGCTTTATTTGGCGGAGACATAAAATGTTTCGTCCCTCCAATTGTAGTGAAGATGTTTAAGGCTAAAAAATAG
- a CDS encoding patatin-like phospholipase family protein, producing the protein MNKRKIGIALGGGAVRGLAHIGILKVLEMNQIPVSFIAGTSMGAIVGGLYAAGISSFELEEIALNLRKGRTWELFLPSLSHSGFISGEHITKYLKTLISDIDISELNIPFRVVATDFLTGTKYIFEKGSLLDAIKASSSVPVVFTPAVIGDRILIDGGLSVPLPTSVVRDMGADVVLSVNVVPSPEYRKNVKKVKPQNPVFKKIFGKINNWKSLPNEKWGEHFINIDYNRKNKILPNILNISMQTRNIIEYNLIQMDLLTNKPDFLLEPNHNMTVGWFEFNRAEEIIKNGERAAESVVEVLKKYLQES; encoded by the coding sequence ATGAATAAAAGAAAAATCGGGATAGCTCTTGGCGGCGGTGCTGTGCGCGGTTTGGCGCATATAGGAATTTTAAAAGTACTGGAAATGAATCAGATTCCGGTTAGTTTCATTGCAGGTACAAGCATGGGTGCGATAGTAGGCGGACTTTATGCTGCAGGCATTTCATCTTTTGAACTGGAAGAAATAGCACTTAATTTAAGAAAAGGACGTACTTGGGAGTTGTTTTTACCTTCGCTGTCACATTCAGGTTTTATCTCCGGCGAGCACATTACTAAATATTTAAAAACTTTAATTTCCGACATTGATATTTCAGAACTTAATATACCTTTTAGGGTTGTTGCTACGGATTTTCTCACCGGCACAAAATATATTTTTGAAAAAGGTAGTTTGCTGGATGCAATAAAAGCAAGCAGTTCCGTTCCGGTTGTTTTTACACCGGCAGTTATAGGAGATAGAATTCTGATAGACGGGGGTTTGTCCGTTCCTTTGCCTACGTCCGTAGTACGTGATATGGGTGCTGATGTTGTTTTATCGGTTAATGTTGTTCCATCACCGGAATATAGGAAAAATGTCAAAAAAGTAAAACCCCAGAATCCGGTCTTTAAAAAAATATTCGGCAAAATAAATAATTGGAAATCACTACCTAATGAAAAATGGGGAGAGCATTTTATTAATATAGATTATAATCGTAAAAACAAAATTCTTCCCAATATCCTTAATATCTCTATGCAAACCAGGAATATTATTGAATATAATCTGATTCAGATGGATTTACTGACAAATAAACCGGATTTTCTGCTTGAGCCCAATCATAATATGACCGTAGGCTGGTTTGAGTTTAATAGAGCTGAAGAAATTATTAAAAACGGAGAAAGAGCGGCAGAATCTGTAGTAGAAGTTCTCAAAAAATATTTACAGGAAAGCTGA
- the rpmB gene encoding 50S ribosomal protein L28: protein MAFKCVICGKKTTSGNSISHSHKASRRKFKPNLQKIRILLDGRRTSEYVCTKCIKSGRIVK from the coding sequence ATGGCATTTAAGTGTGTTATTTGTGGCAAAAAAACAACTTCCGGAAATTCTATTAGCCATTCTCATAAGGCAAGCAGAAGAAAATTCAAACCCAACCTTCAGAAAATAAGAATTCTTCTTGACGGAAGAAGAACTTCAGAATACGTTTGTACAAAATGTATAAAATCCGGCCGCATTGTAAAATAA